The Astyanax mexicanus isolate ESR-SI-001 chromosome 6, AstMex3_surface, whole genome shotgun sequence region CTTCCAGactaattacaggaagctgaggcaGCAGGCTATCCTCACCCATTAAAtaatagaaaatgaaaaagaattgATCTTGTGCTGGAATCTAGCTACACTTCACATGCATACCCATCATGCAGCAGACCAGTACAGGCAACAAAGAgtatgctgctgatgctgctgtatctactgtaactatagAACTGTAGACTTATTTATAAACAGGAATAAAATGAATCCAAGTCGAAATCTGTCAGGGAGACAGAATTCGGTACAACATCTCATAAGGCAACTCACCAAGCTGACAACTGTCTACAAACCAACGAATGTCAAATACTGGAAGACATAGCCCCCGTACATGATGACAGGATGTGGCAATTTGGCAATTTTTGTGTGTGTTCATTAAACTGCAGTTTGACCAAAACTAATCAGTCCAGTATATAAGAAAATAGTCTGAAAAGCCTCAACCATGGTTCAAACTCTGATCCAGACTTTTAGGcacaaaaacaccttaaaatgtgcagggcatgaGCGTGCCAAATCCAGGAtggagaaacactgctctagtcCATGGTTGGCATTGTGAAACATTGCAAAATGAGATCAAAAGGCTTTAAATTGTTTCTCAACAAAGAGCTGCCAACGTGCAGCTGAAGGAGATTCAGGTCTACGATATGCAATCCCATTTAAAGTGCTCCCGCTGTTCACAACTACTGTATTATTTTCTAGCTTAAGAAAGCAGAAGAGCTGCTGATTCAAGTGTCAGGTTTTGTCTTTGCCATTGTGTAAGATTTTGAAGGCACCATGTgcaattgtttttatttaacatttcaaaTACACTGTTAATCCCAccctcagtcttttttttttgttttgttttctgtctccTTGCAGTTTCCATTATTTCTAAAATTTCGCCAATATATTTTCTCCCAGCCCAAAATCCCTTACAGtactctccacctctctctctttctctctctctctggagtgtGTCCCTCAAGCCCTGCCCTCCTCTACAGCAGAGCACAGCGCTTCTTCGGTTTAGTCTCTGGAGGCTCCAGTGCTGCAAGGATGGCCTCGTCAAACACATTCTTCAGTCCTCGCTAGGAgagggggcgagagagagacagaaagaaagaataagTGGCTGAACCCAAATTATAACACTtgcattaaataaacaaacaaacaaaaacaaaaaaaaacagaaactagaCAATGACACAAacagaaagattttttttctttctgccaagttgttctgttttttttatagcatacagtcctaaaaataaaggtgatacagaaggttttttttagaattttatttaaattttttatccccttttctccccaatttacaagaccaattacccaacccactcattaggactcccccgatcactagtgatgccccagcaccaggagggtgaagacttgcacatgcctcctcggatacatgtgaagtcggccaccacctcttttcgaactactgctgatgcagcattgctgagtagcatcaaagCACTCTCGAaagaaagagcagcgactcggttcagatacatcagctcacagacccctcgtgctgatcgacatttggagtgatgtagggagagagcgccatctacccacccagagagagcaagaccaattgtactctctcagggctccggtagccgagggtgagctacatgaacaggattcgatccAGCAATCTCGTAATCATAGTGGCATAGTGggttagtctgctggaccactcggagcccctgaCACAAAAGGGATTTTTGAGCAATACCATAAAAGAACAAACCACTTTTGGTTCTGTGAAAAAAGTAATGTACATTTGTATAATTTGtataacaatgtataatttttgcATTAAGTGGCTGCTTTAAATAATTACTAACTGTACTATGTAACTCTTGTGGAGCAGGCTAAAAATACTTGCAATAACTGCATAACTCATATTTGAGAAAAAAATCCTGTAAAATGCTTGTTTGACTTTCAGTGATACTTCCTTATCTTTTAGTTTGTCCAGAAATGCTTGTTAAAAGCATGTTCATTAGCACAAATCTTACCTTCTACTGTAGAGGAGCCCATATGCAATAAACACGCTTGCATAATGCTGCACACATATTTCTTTATGAAGCCAAAGATGATTATTGTATagctttaattaaaaaacaatttgtAGCACCATTAATTGTAAAGTGTAGAATGAGGATGGATTGATTAAGATCGTAAATAAGCTAAATCCATCAAATCATAAGTTAATGGATTGCTGGGCTAAACCAATTCATGTACTTTCACATGAGGAACAGGGTTTAAGAAGAAAGGTTTCATTACTGGCCACCGATTGTGTTTTTAATCCCTGTAAGGTGATAAAAATGCAGCGTTCCTTACCTGCGTGAGGGCAGAGCACTCCACATATTTCACAGCTCTGAGGTCTTTGGCTAGCTTGTCTCCACTCTCAGATGATAGGGGGCGCTGCTTGTTCTTGGCTAGCTTCTCCACAGTATTACTGTCATCCCTCAAATCCACCTGGGTGCCCACCAGCAGGAACGGAGTACGAGGACAGTGATGGGAGATCTCCGGCACCCACTGGGAACAAGAGCATGGAAACGATGAGCAGAGAACATGACTCTCTCAGTCAGGATCCTCTATTATTTGATTAATCGTCTAACCTACAAACCGTTCCAGATCTAACTAGCACAGGTGGCTTACATGAGTATGAATAGAATTTTGCACCTTTCATTCATATTTCGTCACACTATAATAATTAGTTGTTTCCTTCCTTCTGCTACCTCCATATCCACCTCAACCTGTTTTGTACTCTTTTCCAGTGCAACCGGTTTTAGAAAACTTCAAAGCTGAAAGTCTAACTGTGTTTGTACAGCAGTGCTGGTGAGAAATGGGAAATACCACAGAGCTGTATTTGTGGTACAGATTCAAATGTTTCCTGTGCGCACAGGAAGTCTGCTGTCTGGAAACTCAGCTACATGCTTCACAGTGAAACCCAGACGCAGACAAACACTGAGACTTGCAATATTGTCAACAAAGGCAAACACTGTTTAAACAGTGTAGCAGTTATTTTATGTACAAAATAAAGCATTCACTATATAAAACTCACTTTCACAGGCAACCTGAAATCAATATGGGCCTTTTCTTTACCCTGTTAGTTCATATACTAGGTCAAATTAAGCACAAATCTCTGGATTATAGCATTCAAAATGCAGAATACTTGTTACAGTAGGAAACACAATATGAAACCTCTGCCACCTGACTGTCTTAAAAGATCATGAGGGGGCGGATCTATATTAAACATTAAGATTATACCATCTTTTTCCTCCACCTCCAACTCCCACCTAACACTGACACTAATCATCATTCATCAGTATTTTCCCTCTTGCCTAGTGTGGGTACTAATGTGGCACTGCAAGAGAGAAcaactaattttttatttatttattttttattgactgGAAGCTACAGTCAGGCTGGAATGTTTGTTTTGAAACATCCCATTTCACTGCATTCTGAAATCCATTTTAAAGTGACTTTAATGCGCTGTATATTAAAACGCAATACATCGAGTGCAACTATTAGAATAGCCAGATATTAAATTGTCTAATACAGTGGGTAGAATAATGATATTCTCTTTCgagttttatttctgttattttttaattatgtccTCCCATTTATGTGACCTAATTTCTGGCTTTGCCAATGATCAGTGGTAAAAGATGGCCAAAATAAGCCATCTTACTGAAGAAAACACCAGTACATGAACAGAGTCAGTAAAATATGGGTTTTAGATTTTTACTGATGTAGTATAATATTCTGTTGGCACAGTTAAATAATAAGAGTTTAGAACATGAAAGACATAATGTGAACCTGAAACACTGTTGAATATTTTGGTAGAATCAAAAGGGCTGTAAAACTGACCAATTCCAAAATCCTAAATCCAATAGCAACAGGCCAGCTGGCTCCAATGCAATGGCTTAGAGGATTATCACATCTGAGTCCGCACCAGGGtttgtgtctttgttacattgtataagATACATTTGTTCCGGTtacttttggtttcacactgcagttaatGAGTGCACTAAAGAACTACATTCTACATCCTGTAGTCATCAGCTATGTAAGCCacgtctctctatacttcatattaattggtttgtagaatgttagttacgAGTTCGGTGAGATTCTTTGGCAGGTGTGACAAATTTTTGCACTCTGTCGGAATCCgaactgttacagtaaataaatcagTTCCCAGTCTAAGTGTTTGTGTCCATACTGCTGACTGACGTGCCTGCACGCCAAAGAAAGCACAACAACAACAGCCATACTACACAGTCaggaataaatacaaaaaaaaaaaaaaacgtaaccaTGCTATGTTATACTGATTTGGTGTGAGTCATCATAGTGGCTTAACAAGCCAATAAGAATGAAACCAATCACaatattcataattcataatccAAGCGCATCATTACGTTCCATCCATCGCTCcatcaataaatgaataaataaataaagataattaattaaacattaaaccatttcctcactttctcGATGGCTTTAGAAAATGTGTctatgttacattattattttgtttcaaaCTAGGCCAATACAAATTTCCTTTAGATTGTGCATGTAAAAATGTGACAAATTTTCAGTTACAAACACAAAAAATTGGGCTCTATGATAAATTAGATTTTTACTGTTGTCGCAAAATGAGTTTTTATgtgaaacacataaaaaataacagcAAACTTAAATTGCATTACCTATGTGCTGCAACAGATGgagttttcacactgcaggctgTGCTCACAGCATTATCgtaaatcacattttttgtccATAGATTACTCCCCTATCAAAAAGCATTGGCACTTTGGGCAGCACCAGTGTTATAATGTCATGTGAACTTGCTCAGGAAAGACAAGAGTTGTAAATGAATGCTCAAGTTAACCAGATAAACCAAATTTTAGCTTGAAGCAGCAACCATCCTCACAATTTCCCACAGCAGAAAGAGACAAACCCAAAGTTCCACTCTAAATGTGGACCTTACAGCTACGGGGGATTTCCATCCTTGTGTAGATGGAGCAATGGACAACATGGGGAAAGAACTGACCTTCTCCTTGACATTCTCGAAGGAGGAGGGCGAGACGACAGAGAAGCAGACCAGAAAGACGTCTGTCTGAGGGTAGCTGAGTGGCCGCAGTCTGTCATAATCCTCCTGACCTTAGAGAGACACATAGAAAACTGCTCACTTTCACTGTGAAAGATTTGCTCAAAAACTTCTCCAACACTTCTATGACATTGTTTTACTGATGCATATGCAAATCTTATTTTccctttattatcattttttaaactACAGAATTATTTCTAAACACCTATCTAAACAGTTTTGATAATGTTTTGATCATGTTTATAATAACTACAATTTTTTTTGTCACTACTCTGTTATGGTCATATGGGTAGGTTCTCCCTGTTAACACCTGCAGGTTTTATCAAActaaaatgtgatttattattattctcataatgtttttattattcagtataaCCATTGTTGCCATTGTTTATGTATTCATGTACTTTTTCAGGGGCATAATGTTCCTGATGATGGTTTGCTGTTAAAGTGATAATTCTTTATTGTGCCAACTGTAAAAGAGTGATAACAGACgtcatggacaaaagtactggtaTACCTCCTCACtcagtgtttcttctgaaatcaaaggtatAAAAAAGGGTTTATTTGGCTGTGTCAGCACATTTACACAGCAAtaaatgcaacttaaagtagctgaaaggGTGTCCACAATAATCACAAATCATAAAGGGAATAGAAGAAAGAGAAAACCTTTTTTACTTTCATTGAatgtcaattaaaaaaacatttctattgatccatttacCAAGAAAATACCAAACAACCAATATATCGTTCAGATTTGAACTACGTCAATACTGTATTTGCTCTTTCAGAAACAAACAGAAGTATATAGATGACTCAACTAAGCTTAAATGACTTTAATTACTTTTGAAGCTAGCAAGAGACAGATATCATTACAGGAGTCTATATTTTGCTGCACTCCTGGTTCTTCTTTTATTGGTTGGTTGATCTCAATGAGATAAAATACCTGCTGTGTCGAAAAGGCCCAGTGTATAGGGTTCCCCTCCAATCATAACAGTGACGGCATAATTGTCAAACACCTGATAAACACATGAAACACATACATGATTACACTGAATAACAGTATTTTACAGATCATTTCTCATTTTAGGGATTGGCCTAAAAGCAATAGACTAATAGCCTAAAAGCCTAAACCATATTTACGAAAAAGAAATAACGCAATTTCCCTTTTTgggcattaaaaaaagaaaatcaaattttCTTCTCATCTTTACAGAAAAATCCAAAAGGTTTTTTATTATGTGGGTCACACTATAGGACATTATGTCAAACAAAAGGACAGAAATTGTATATATTGCATTAAAGAGgaaaacgtttttatttatttaaccatgTGTAAGACCATAagccatttttacatttttaaataaaaagtagaaGATACGAATAATAAAGCAGCATTTTATGAAAACAaacaatttacacaattttaaatgattaccaaattaattatattcaaataatTATATATCTTACAATATAACATATTTATATCTTACATCTTGCATGACCTTCTTTATAAACTATATGTTTGTTTGAAACAAATCGAATCTAGTCAAAATTGTGTACATTTTGCCATTTTATGATATTAATATCCCAACTAATACGTTTCCTTAAGACTTGAAACATCCAACAGGCTTAATTCCTCTTTGTAAAAGTGGCTCATGGCTTAACATCTACAAGGAATGTACAGATAATGGAAATGCCCTCATATTGAAAGATATCCTCATATTTACTGTCTTtcaaaaatacatcaataaaacACCAAGATGAGAATGAGAAGctcttaatattaattaattagctaaCTGGCCCCTGTTTACTTTTGACAGATTCTGCGTTATATTTGTGAAACTGGAGCCCTTGGACTATAGTCTATCTACCCTGCAGTAACAATGAAATACAAAACAGCATCAGAATCAGAGTCTCTGCTGTGCTGAAAATGGACCACTTCTCTAATATCAGCTGATATTAGTAGTTCTGAGCTGGTCTACTGATGAATGAGGTAAAGGGTGATTGAAAAATTGCACAGATTGATG contains the following coding sequences:
- the cdc42l gene encoding cell division cycle 42, like, giving the protein MQTIKCVVVGDGAVGKTCLLISYTTNKFPSEYVPTVFDNYAVTVMIGGEPYTLGLFDTAGQEDYDRLRPLSYPQTDVFLVCFSVVSPSSFENVKEKWVPEISHHCPRTPFLLVGTQVDLRDDSNTVEKLAKNKQRPLSSESGDKLAKDLRAVKYVECSALTQRGLKNVFDEAILAALEPPETKPKKRCALL